A section of the Elizabethkingia anophelis R26 genome encodes:
- a CDS encoding ferritin, with product MISTKVESLINEQIAKEQYAAQYYLAMSAWFETQDLEGLANYFRVQSKEELMHADKMFDYLNDVGGKVILQTIPAPPSEFADALDIFEKALAHEKEVTKSIFNIVKVATEENDFATTSFLQWFINEQVEEEATASQYVSKIKMVKDNPSALYLFDQELGQRVFTADAEA from the coding sequence ATGATCAGTACAAAAGTTGAATCTTTAATTAACGAGCAGATTGCTAAAGAACAGTATGCCGCACAATATTACCTTGCAATGTCTGCATGGTTTGAAACTCAGGATCTTGAAGGATTGGCCAACTACTTCAGAGTTCAGTCTAAAGAAGAGCTAATGCATGCTGATAAAATGTTTGACTATCTTAACGATGTGGGAGGGAAAGTAATTTTACAGACAATCCCGGCTCCTCCAAGTGAGTTCGCAGATGCACTGGATATTTTCGAGAAGGCATTAGCGCACGAAAAGGAAGTAACCAAAAGTATTTTTAATATTGTAAAAGTTGCAACTGAAGAAAATGATTTTGCAACGACATCTTTCTTACAGTGGTTCATTAATGAGCAGGTAGAAGAAGAAGCAACAGCTTCTCAATATGTATCAAAAATTAAAATGGTAAAAGATAATCCGTCGGCCTTGTATCTTTTCGATCAGGAATTAGGACAAAGAGTCTTTACTGCTGATGCAGAAGCATAA
- a CDS encoding DMT family transporter, with translation MFRSAQFRLHLIVFLWGFTAILGKLITVDALELVFYRMLFAALFLYLFIRVVKKQSMKVSRKLFWQLIGVGGLMGGHWLCFFYSIKISNVSIALSCLATVTLFVSILEPIIYRRKLDWVELLLGLIIVSCMLLIFNVEFEHKIGIIFGVVCAFLGATFTVLNGKLFGKTSSENIIFYEIFGGWILVSLFLLGSGEIGSVVNIDWKNILLLLLLASFFTAYPMLESVKLMKYISPFTLALTVNLEPVYGIILAYFIFGKSEEMSPVFYGASAVMILAIIVNAVIKARRRKTTEVAIH, from the coding sequence ATGTTCAGGTCTGCGCAGTTTCGGTTGCATTTAATTGTTTTTTTGTGGGGTTTTACAGCGATTTTGGGAAAACTGATTACAGTTGATGCTCTGGAGTTGGTATTCTACCGTATGTTATTTGCGGCATTATTTCTGTATCTTTTCATTAGAGTAGTGAAAAAGCAGTCCATGAAAGTTTCCCGTAAACTATTCTGGCAGTTGATTGGTGTTGGTGGACTAATGGGGGGACACTGGTTGTGCTTCTTTTATTCTATTAAAATATCCAATGTATCAATTGCTCTTTCCTGTCTGGCCACAGTTACATTATTTGTATCTATACTGGAGCCTATTATTTACAGAAGGAAGCTAGATTGGGTGGAGCTGTTGCTCGGTCTTATCATTGTATCCTGTATGCTGCTTATATTTAATGTTGAATTTGAGCATAAAATAGGAATTATTTTTGGGGTGGTGTGTGCTTTTCTGGGGGCAACTTTTACGGTACTGAACGGAAAGCTATTTGGAAAAACATCCTCAGAAAACATCATTTTTTATGAAATCTTCGGAGGATGGATATTAGTTAGTTTATTCTTACTTGGATCCGGTGAAATAGGATCTGTCGTAAATATAGACTGGAAGAATATTTTATTGCTTTTGCTTCTGGCTAGTTTTTTTACAGCCTATCCAATGCTGGAATCGGTAAAGCTCATGAAATATATTTCTCCGTTTACATTGGCACTCACCGTAAATCTGGAGCCTGTATATGGAATTATTCTTGCTTATTTTATCTTTGGAAAATCTGAAGAAATGAGTCCTGTATTTTACGGAGCCTCGGCAGTAATGATTTTAGCGATTATTGTAAATGCTGTTATCAAAGCCAGAAGAAGAAAAACGACTGAAGTTGCTATACATTAA
- a CDS encoding TerC family protein, with product MDFLSVFASTDAWVALLTLTFLEIVLGIDNIVFISIVSSKLSPKDQPKARNIGLGLAMVFRIALLFGIKWVLSLNSVLLEVNLSWFHGKITGQSIIIFLGGLFLLYKSVTEIHHKLEGEEAMKTENTKKVGLNSAIVQIALLNLVFSFDSILTAVGLVSFKEFGETGALSIMILSVIISIVIMMAFAGPVSHFVNRHPTIQILGLSFLILIGVMLLAESSHLAHVVIFEQEVGVIPKGYLYFAIFFSLAVEFINMKLRKSTTPVALKNSETIDKL from the coding sequence ATGGATTTCTTAAGCGTGTTCGCTTCTACAGATGCATGGGTTGCATTACTTACACTAACATTTTTAGAGATTGTTCTGGGTATAGACAATATCGTATTCATCTCTATTGTATCTTCTAAACTAAGTCCCAAAGATCAGCCTAAAGCCAGAAATATAGGTTTAGGATTAGCGATGGTCTTCAGAATAGCTCTTTTATTCGGGATCAAGTGGGTACTCAGCCTGAATTCAGTTTTACTGGAAGTCAACTTAAGCTGGTTTCATGGTAAAATAACCGGACAAAGTATTATTATCTTCCTTGGTGGACTTTTCTTACTTTATAAAAGTGTAACAGAAATCCATCATAAACTGGAAGGAGAGGAAGCGATGAAAACAGAGAATACTAAAAAAGTAGGACTCAATAGTGCTATTGTACAAATTGCACTTCTTAATCTTGTCTTCTCTTTCGACAGTATCCTTACCGCTGTTGGTTTGGTAAGCTTTAAAGAGTTTGGTGAAACCGGAGCATTATCTATTATGATTTTGTCGGTTATTATTTCTATTGTAATCATGATGGCCTTTGCAGGACCTGTAAGTCACTTTGTAAACAGACACCCTACTATACAGATTTTGGGATTATCTTTCCTTATTCTTATTGGAGTAATGCTTCTTGCAGAATCTTCTCACCTGGCACATGTTGTAATATTCGAACAGGAAGTCGGTGTTATTCCTAAGGGCTATCTTTATTTTGCCATCTTCTTCTCGCTTGCTGTAGAATTCATTAATATGAAACTACGGAAAAGTACCACTCCTGTGGCCCTGAAAAATTCAGAGACCATAGATAAATTATAA
- a CDS encoding glycosyltransferase family protein has product MKILYAIQGTGNGHVSRAREVIPILQQYGDVDLLISGTQADVGLPYPVKYQLNGFGFVFGKKGGVDFRETWNRFNTKAFISDIKNLPLHEYDAIINDFEPVTAWACKRKRIKSVALSHQSSFLSDKTPVTEGFHWGKLILKNYAPTTYKIGFHFEKYDDFIHTPVIRNEIRNLHPQDKGHYTIYLPAYNDDFIINRLQKYKDKEWHIFSKHSSQAYEKENIKVTPVNNELFNKSLETCNGLLTGGGFEGPAEALYLGKKLLSVPMRNQFEQQCNALAMEKMGVPVIWKTADWERKLNEWIFDSDVIKVSYPDETKNIVRNMFERYFN; this is encoded by the coding sequence ATGAAGATTTTGTATGCGATACAGGGTACAGGAAACGGGCATGTAAGTCGTGCAAGAGAAGTGATACCAATTTTACAGCAATATGGAGATGTGGATCTCCTTATTAGTGGTACTCAGGCAGATGTAGGTTTACCCTATCCTGTAAAATACCAACTAAACGGATTTGGATTTGTCTTTGGAAAAAAAGGAGGAGTCGATTTTCGGGAAACCTGGAACAGGTTTAATACAAAAGCTTTTATATCGGATATTAAAAATCTGCCCTTACATGAATATGATGCAATTATCAACGATTTCGAGCCCGTCACTGCATGGGCTTGCAAAAGAAAACGTATAAAGAGCGTTGCCCTGAGTCATCAGTCTTCTTTCCTGTCAGATAAAACACCTGTAACAGAAGGATTTCATTGGGGTAAGTTGATTCTGAAAAATTATGCACCAACAACCTATAAAATAGGTTTTCATTTTGAGAAATATGATGACTTTATCCATACACCTGTAATAAGAAATGAAATCAGAAATCTGCATCCACAGGACAAGGGGCATTATACGATTTATCTTCCTGCCTATAATGATGATTTTATTATTAACAGGCTTCAGAAATATAAGGATAAGGAATGGCATATTTTCTCTAAACATTCATCTCAGGCATATGAAAAAGAGAATATAAAGGTAACCCCTGTAAATAATGAGCTGTTTAATAAATCCTTAGAAACCTGTAATGGGCTTTTAACCGGAGGTGGATTCGAAGGTCCGGCTGAAGCTCTATATTTGGGTAAAAAGCTGTTATCAGTTCCTATGAGAAATCAGTTTGAGCAACAATGTAATGCTTTGGCAATGGAAAAAATGGGAGTGCCGGTTATTTGGAAAACAGCAGATTGGGAAAGGAAATTAAATGAATGGATTTTCGATTCAGATGTTATTAAAGTTTCCTATCCGGATGAAACAAAAAACATTGTCAGGAATATGTTTGAACGCTATTTTAACTAA
- a CDS encoding acyl-CoA carboxylase subunit beta, whose amino-acid sequence MDIEFNKREDQNKLKLSEINQIFNQVKKGGGEKRLQKLRDEGKMTARERVEYLLDNIENAIEIGGLAGYEMYAEHGGCPSGGVVVVMGHISGRQCIVVANDASVKAGAWFPITGKKNLRAQEIAMENRLPIIYLVDSAGVYLPMQDEIFPDKEHFGRIFRNNAKMSSMGIVQIAAVMGSCVAGGAYLPIMSDEAMIVDKTGSIFLAGSYLVKAAIGENIDNETLGGATTHCEVSGVTDYKAKDDKDALDRIKNIMKSLGDYDKAGFDRIEPAQPKDNPEDIFGIMPVSRAEQYDTYDIIKRLVDNSEYEEYKPDYGKTIVCATARIDGWSVGIVANQRKLVKSGKGEMQFGGVIYSDSADKATRFIANCNQRKIPLVFLQDVTGFMVGSKSEHGGIIKDGAKMVNAVSNSVVPKFTIITGNSFGAGNYAMCGKAYDPRLIAAWPWAELAVMGGAQAAKVLLQIQEATLKKQGKELSAEEHQELLDKITQNYNKQTQATYSAARLWTDAIINPLDTRKWISMGIEAANHSPITEKFNLGVIQV is encoded by the coding sequence ATGGACATAGAATTCAATAAAAGAGAAGATCAGAATAAATTAAAGCTTTCAGAAATCAATCAAATATTCAATCAGGTAAAAAAAGGTGGTGGAGAAAAACGCCTTCAAAAACTTCGCGATGAGGGTAAAATGACTGCCCGTGAAAGAGTTGAATATCTTCTGGATAATATTGAAAACGCTATTGAAATTGGAGGTCTTGCCGGTTATGAAATGTATGCCGAGCATGGTGGATGCCCTAGTGGTGGTGTAGTAGTTGTAATGGGGCATATTTCCGGACGCCAATGTATTGTTGTTGCCAATGATGCTTCTGTAAAAGCCGGAGCCTGGTTTCCGATTACCGGAAAGAAAAACCTAAGGGCTCAGGAAATAGCAATGGAAAACCGATTACCAATTATCTATCTTGTCGATTCTGCAGGAGTATACCTTCCAATGCAGGATGAAATATTTCCGGATAAAGAACATTTCGGTCGTATTTTCCGCAACAATGCTAAGATGAGTTCCATGGGAATTGTACAGATAGCAGCAGTAATGGGAAGTTGTGTAGCTGGTGGTGCTTATCTTCCTATTATGAGTGATGAAGCTATGATTGTGGATAAAACAGGAAGTATATTCCTGGCAGGAAGCTATCTTGTAAAAGCTGCAATTGGTGAAAATATAGATAATGAAACACTAGGTGGTGCAACCACTCATTGTGAAGTATCTGGTGTAACGGATTATAAAGCTAAAGATGATAAAGATGCTTTAGACCGTATTAAAAATATTATGAAATCTCTTGGCGATTATGATAAAGCAGGATTCGACAGAATCGAACCTGCGCAGCCAAAAGACAATCCTGAGGATATTTTCGGAATCATGCCGGTGTCCAGAGCTGAACAATATGATACATACGACATTATTAAAAGACTTGTAGATAACAGTGAGTATGAAGAATACAAACCAGATTACGGAAAAACCATTGTATGTGCTACTGCAAGAATCGACGGTTGGTCTGTAGGTATTGTTGCCAACCAGAGAAAGCTGGTAAAAAGTGGCAAAGGCGAAATGCAGTTTGGTGGAGTTATTTATTCCGACAGTGCGGATAAAGCCACCCGTTTTATTGCAAACTGTAACCAAAGAAAAATTCCGTTGGTATTTTTACAGGATGTTACAGGCTTTATGGTAGGATCCAAATCTGAACATGGTGGCATTATAAAAGACGGAGCTAAAATGGTGAATGCTGTTTCTAATTCCGTTGTTCCTAAATTCACGATTATCACTGGTAATTCTTTTGGAGCGGGTAATTATGCGATGTGTGGAAAAGCTTATGATCCTCGTCTTATAGCAGCATGGCCATGGGCTGAATTAGCAGTAATGGGCGGAGCGCAGGCTGCAAAAGTTTTATTGCAAATTCAGGAAGCTACATTAAAAAAACAAGGAAAAGAACTTTCAGCTGAGGAGCATCAGGAACTTCTGGATAAAATTACCCAGAATTATAATAAGCAGACTCAGGCAACTTATTCTGCTGCCAGATTATGGACAGATGCTATTATCAACCCGCTTGATACCAGAAAGTGGATTAGCATGGGGATTGAGGCAGCGAACCACTCTCCTATTACAGAGAAATTTAACCTGGGGGTTATCCAGGTTTGA
- the hutH gene encoding histidine ammonia-lyase, with protein sequence MKTYGVDYLQYEDIIKIIGAPEKAEMSAKAMLQVKKSQDNVKKIIADGKTVYGINTGFGPLCDTKISDDEISQLQHNLIISHSVGVGKPIDKKLSKIMMVAKIHALSKGFSGISPQVVERLQIMVEKDIIPVIPEQGSVGASGDLAPLSHMVLPLLGLGKVWNGDEIEETQTVLNQHNLEPLKLGPKEGLALINGTQFMVAHGVAGLDKMKYLLDLADLAAAMSLEAYQGSASPFKKELHEIRPFEGSQKVAERMTKLLKGSKNLKNHENCDRVQDPYSFRCVPQVHGASRNAWLHLKSAIETELNSVTDNPIVVSDEEAISGGNFHGQLIALPLDYATLAAAELGNISDRRSYLLLEGKYGLPKLLVESSGLNSGFMIPQYTSAALVTENKTLCFPASADSVPTSLGQEDHVSMGSISGRKFNQVLGNLENILAIELMFAAQGLEFRRPLKSSAIIEEAYDLIRTKVAKLENDREIGKDILAIADLIRERKFNVNI encoded by the coding sequence ATGAAGACTTACGGTGTAGATTACCTTCAGTATGAGGACATTATTAAGATTATAGGTGCTCCTGAAAAAGCAGAGATGTCTGCAAAAGCAATGCTGCAGGTAAAAAAATCACAGGATAATGTAAAGAAAATCATTGCAGACGGAAAAACTGTTTACGGAATTAATACCGGCTTTGGTCCTTTATGCGATACTAAAATTTCTGATGACGAAATTTCTCAATTACAACATAACCTTATCATCAGCCATAGTGTAGGTGTAGGAAAGCCTATTGATAAGAAATTGTCTAAGATTATGATGGTGGCAAAGATTCATGCTTTGTCTAAAGGTTTTTCCGGAATTTCTCCACAAGTTGTGGAAAGACTTCAGATCATGGTAGAGAAAGATATTATTCCGGTAATTCCAGAACAGGGGTCTGTAGGAGCTTCCGGAGACTTAGCGCCATTATCACATATGGTATTGCCACTTTTAGGTTTAGGGAAAGTATGGAATGGCGATGAGATTGAAGAAACCCAAACAGTTCTTAATCAGCATAATCTTGAGCCATTAAAGTTAGGCCCCAAAGAAGGATTGGCCTTAATTAATGGAACACAGTTTATGGTAGCCCATGGTGTTGCAGGTTTAGATAAAATGAAATACCTGTTGGATCTTGCAGATCTTGCAGCAGCAATGAGTCTGGAAGCTTATCAGGGATCAGCAAGTCCTTTCAAAAAAGAACTGCACGAAATAAGACCATTTGAAGGAAGTCAGAAAGTAGCTGAAAGAATGACTAAGCTTTTAAAAGGTTCTAAAAATCTTAAAAATCACGAAAATTGTGATCGTGTTCAGGATCCTTATTCTTTCCGTTGTGTACCACAAGTACATGGAGCAAGCCGTAATGCATGGTTGCATTTGAAAAGCGCTATAGAAACCGAATTGAACTCAGTAACTGATAACCCAATTGTAGTTAGCGATGAGGAAGCTATTTCCGGAGGAAATTTCCACGGACAACTTATTGCTTTGCCATTAGATTATGCAACATTGGCAGCTGCTGAACTAGGGAATATTTCTGACAGAAGAAGTTATTTATTGCTGGAAGGTAAATATGGACTTCCAAAATTACTGGTTGAAAGTTCAGGTCTTAATTCTGGATTTATGATTCCGCAATATACCTCTGCAGCATTGGTAACGGAAAATAAAACATTATGTTTCCCTGCATCTGCGGATAGTGTACCGACATCTTTAGGTCAGGAAGATCATGTATCTATGGGAAGTATCAGTGGAAGAAAATTCAATCAGGTTTTAGGTAATCTCGAAAATATTCTTGCGATTGAATTAATGTTTGCTGCCCAGGGCTTAGAATTCAGAAGACCATTGAAATCTTCAGCGATTATCGAAGAAGCTTATGACCTGATTCGTACCAAAGTTGCAAAACTGGAAAATGACCGTGAAATCGGAAAAGATATTCTTGCAATTGCAGACCTTATAAGAGAAAGGAAATTCAATGTGAATATCTAA
- the cysS gene encoding cysteine--tRNA ligase translates to MQLKIYNSLTGEKEDFKPILDGNVGMYVCGPTVYSNVHLGNVRTFLSFDFIYRSLHFLGYKVRYVRNITDAGHLTDDGNIDNDRFIKQSRLEKLEPMEIVQKYTVDFHEVLKKFNLLPPTIEPTATGHIIEQIELTKKLIEKGFAYESNGSVYFDVLEYNARGLNYGELSRRNIEELFANTRDLDGQGEKKNPQDFALWKKASPQHIMRWISPWGEGFPGWHLECTAMSTKYLGDKFDIHGGGMDLKFPHHECEIAQGKACNGTEPVNYWMHANMLTMNGQRMSKSTGNYILPMELITGNNNFFEKPFHPSVLRFCFLQAHYRSVLDISNEAMLASEKGFSRLMDAVKILDEIQPSDVSTVNVQEWLDKAYSALVDDFNSPILISHLFEAVKWIFLLKDGKETITANDLILLKEKLNAFIFDVLGLQTITEEAGSDKLDETLQLLIELRNQARKTKNWELSDQIRDRLLEKGIELKDGREGTSYTIN, encoded by the coding sequence ATGCAACTTAAAATATATAACTCGCTTACAGGAGAAAAAGAAGACTTCAAACCTATATTAGACGGAAACGTTGGAATGTATGTCTGCGGACCTACAGTATATAGTAATGTTCATTTAGGGAATGTAAGAACTTTTCTTTCCTTTGACTTTATATATAGATCCCTGCATTTTCTGGGATATAAAGTAAGGTATGTAAGAAATATTACTGATGCGGGACATTTAACAGATGACGGAAACATAGATAATGACCGTTTCATTAAACAATCCAGGCTGGAAAAGCTGGAGCCAATGGAAATTGTACAGAAGTATACAGTCGATTTTCATGAAGTTCTAAAGAAATTTAACCTGCTTCCGCCTACAATAGAGCCAACTGCGACAGGACATATCATCGAGCAGATTGAACTGACAAAAAAATTAATTGAAAAGGGGTTTGCTTACGAAAGCAATGGGTCGGTTTATTTCGATGTTTTGGAATATAATGCAAGAGGACTTAACTACGGAGAACTAAGCCGTAGAAATATAGAAGAACTTTTTGCCAATACCCGAGACCTGGATGGCCAGGGTGAGAAAAAAAATCCACAGGATTTTGCACTTTGGAAGAAAGCATCCCCACAACATATTATGCGTTGGATTTCTCCTTGGGGGGAAGGTTTTCCGGGGTGGCACCTGGAGTGTACAGCAATGAGTACTAAATATCTTGGAGATAAATTCGATATTCATGGTGGTGGGATGGATCTTAAATTTCCACACCATGAATGTGAGATTGCCCAGGGAAAAGCTTGCAATGGTACAGAACCGGTAAACTACTGGATGCATGCCAATATGCTGACAATGAATGGGCAGCGAATGAGTAAATCTACAGGTAATTATATTCTGCCAATGGAGTTAATTACCGGGAATAATAACTTCTTCGAGAAACCATTCCATCCAAGCGTGTTGCGTTTCTGTTTCCTTCAGGCACACTACAGAAGTGTACTGGATATTTCCAATGAGGCAATGTTGGCAAGTGAAAAGGGCTTTAGCCGCCTGATGGATGCTGTAAAAATATTGGATGAAATCCAACCTTCTGATGTTTCTACGGTTAATGTTCAGGAATGGTTGGATAAAGCTTATTCCGCGCTTGTTGACGATTTCAATAGTCCAATACTTATATCGCATCTTTTTGAAGCGGTAAAATGGATTTTCCTTCTTAAAGATGGGAAAGAAACAATTACAGCAAATGACCTTATATTGCTGAAAGAAAAGCTGAATGCTTTTATATTTGATGTGCTGGGATTACAAACCATAACAGAAGAAGCAGGAAGTGATAAACTGGATGAAACATTACAGTTATTGATTGAACTGAGAAATCAGGCAAGAAAAACTAAAAACTGGGAGTTATCGGATCAGATAAGGGACCGCCTTCTGGAAAAAGGTATTGAACTAAAAGACGGAAGAGAGGGGACATCTTATACGATTAACTAG
- a CDS encoding 4-alpha-glucanotransferase, with translation MKKVQFNIHYRTAIGESLFIKIKEPETGKVSEEEELNYVYESIWRFDKEIEEGDAEYHFLVKNVAGKIVNEEMSGHLLSTYSSFDSYCIFDSWNNKNFPENYLNNKILHNVLKGREFQKIKPEQKESHLFTVQAPLYNKDEKIVLLGSAPELGNWNLNHYIEMLQTDTITWEVFVDLSDNIYVEYKYAILNTKTREIVYENGPNRKVRTASNTETLNVLHDHYFKFPVEKLWRVAGVAVPVFSLRSENSFGVGEFADLKLLADWAEQTKLAMLQILPINDTTAIHQWTDSYPYAAISVYALHPQYLSLENLTYPLSEVLKEEYESEKKRLNLLSQVDYEAVMSEKLRYLKTIFNENQSDIFTDKDFQNYRIQNSNWLDAYAVFCTLRDIYGTPDFSKWKTLSVYNAEEANRFLGSDHKDYATVIFHIWVQYQLHLQLTAAIDYIHSKGLAIKGDLPIGIYRHSVEAWTEPELFGMDFQAGAPPDEFTDLGQNWEFPTYNWKVMKDNGYQWWKNRFTALSQYFDAMRIDHILGFFRIWRMPASAVQGILGSFYPTIPVTKKELEDKKIGFDHDRYCKPFINAEILQYVLEDAKDVVINTFLIEDKGLYHFRPEYNTQRKIESYFKEHDDSLKIKDKLYYLLANVLFLEEETEEGILYHPRFNLSKTFSYQYLEEEIKGKLFGLYINYFFHRQDQMWKGNAMDKLPMLLQATDMLICGEDLGLVPEVVPEVMEHLAILALKVQRSPKENIAFYNPQNATYLNVVTTSSHDTSTLRQWWKEDRVLTQKYYNEQLNQNGKAPEELTPYLAEIIMKQHLNTEAMLAIFPIQEFFATDKDLQNPDENAERINVPAIFPHYWRYRMHIGLEDLLKNKSFNQKIANWVTVSGR, from the coding sequence ATGAAGAAAGTACAATTCAATATTCACTACAGAACAGCTATAGGGGAGAGCCTTTTCATTAAAATAAAAGAACCGGAGACAGGGAAGGTATCAGAAGAAGAAGAACTGAATTATGTCTACGAAAGTATCTGGCGTTTTGATAAAGAAATAGAAGAAGGTGATGCCGAATATCATTTTTTGGTAAAAAATGTAGCCGGAAAAATAGTGAATGAAGAAATGAGCGGACATCTGCTTAGCACATATTCTTCATTTGATAGCTATTGTATTTTCGACTCGTGGAACAATAAAAACTTTCCTGAGAATTATCTTAATAATAAGATACTTCATAATGTTTTAAAAGGCAGGGAATTTCAAAAAATAAAGCCTGAACAGAAAGAGAGCCATCTTTTCACTGTTCAGGCTCCTTTATATAATAAGGATGAAAAAATTGTACTTCTTGGAAGTGCACCAGAGCTGGGTAACTGGAATCTGAATCATTATATAGAGATGCTTCAGACAGATACTATTACATGGGAAGTATTTGTTGATCTGTCGGATAATATATATGTTGAGTATAAATATGCAATTCTCAATACAAAGACAAGAGAAATTGTCTATGAAAACGGGCCAAATCGTAAGGTCCGGACAGCTTCGAATACGGAAACTCTTAATGTTCTGCATGATCATTATTTCAAATTTCCTGTAGAAAAATTGTGGAGAGTGGCAGGAGTCGCAGTGCCTGTATTTTCATTACGTTCAGAAAATAGTTTTGGGGTAGGAGAATTTGCAGACCTGAAACTGCTTGCAGACTGGGCAGAGCAGACAAAACTAGCTATGTTACAGATTTTGCCGATTAATGATACAACAGCCATCCACCAGTGGACAGATAGTTATCCATATGCAGCAATTTCGGTATATGCACTCCATCCTCAATATTTGTCGTTAGAAAATTTAACTTACCCACTTTCAGAAGTATTAAAAGAAGAATATGAAAGCGAAAAGAAACGACTGAACCTGTTGTCTCAGGTAGATTATGAGGCTGTAATGAGCGAGAAACTGAGATACCTGAAAACTATATTCAACGAAAATCAGAGCGATATCTTTACCGATAAAGATTTTCAGAATTATCGTATACAAAACTCAAACTGGTTAGATGCTTACGCTGTGTTTTGTACATTAAGGGATATATATGGAACACCAGATTTTAGCAAATGGAAAACACTTTCAGTTTATAATGCTGAAGAAGCAAACAGGTTTTTAGGCTCAGATCACAAGGATTATGCAACTGTTATATTCCATATTTGGGTACAATATCAGTTGCACTTACAGTTAACAGCGGCTATAGATTATATACATAGTAAAGGACTTGCAATAAAAGGAGATCTTCCTATTGGCATTTACCGCCATAGTGTAGAAGCCTGGACAGAACCTGAATTATTTGGTATGGACTTTCAGGCAGGAGCTCCACCGGATGAATTTACAGATCTGGGCCAGAATTGGGAATTCCCGACTTATAACTGGAAAGTCATGAAAGATAATGGCTACCAGTGGTGGAAAAACAGATTTACTGCGTTATCCCAATATTTCGATGCCATGCGCATAGATCATATACTGGGTTTCTTCAGAATATGGAGAATGCCGGCATCTGCAGTACAAGGAATACTGGGTAGTTTTTATCCTACAATTCCTGTGACAAAAAAAGAATTGGAGGATAAAAAAATAGGGTTTGATCATGACAGGTACTGCAAACCTTTTATAAATGCTGAAATTCTTCAGTATGTGCTTGAAGATGCAAAAGATGTAGTGATTAATACTTTTCTTATAGAGGATAAGGGGCTTTATCACTTCAGACCTGAATACAACACGCAGAGAAAAATAGAATCTTATTTTAAAGAGCACGATGATTCGCTAAAGATTAAAGATAAATTATATTATTTGCTGGCTAACGTTCTCTTTCTGGAAGAAGAAACAGAAGAAGGTATTCTTTATCATCCAAGATTTAATCTTTCAAAAACCTTCTCATACCAATATCTTGAAGAAGAAATAAAAGGTAAACTATTTGGTTTGTATATCAATTATTTTTTCCATCGTCAGGATCAGATGTGGAAAGGAAATGCAATGGATAAATTGCCTATGCTATTGCAGGCAACTGATATGCTTATTTGTGGAGAAGATTTAGGACTTGTACCGGAAGTAGTACCGGAGGTTATGGAGCATCTTGCAATTTTAGCTCTTAAAGTACAGCGCTCCCCTAAAGAAAATATTGCTTTTTATAATCCCCAAAATGCAACATACCTTAATGTAGTTACAACGTCATCACATGATACCAGTACGTTGAGGCAATGGTGGAAAGAGGACCGCGTGCTTACTCAGAAATATTATAACGAGCAGCTAAACCAAAACGGTAAAGCTCCCGAAGAATTAACACCTTATCTTGCGGAAATTATTATGAAACAGCATTTGAATACAGAAGCAATGCTGGCTATTTTCCCAATTCAGGAGTTTTTTGCTACAGATAAAGATCTTCAGAATCCGGATGAAAATGCAGAAAGAATTAATGTTCCGGCAATCTTTCCACATTACTGGAGATACAGAATGCATATCGGACTAGAAGATTTATTAAAAAATAAAAGTTTTAATCAAAAAATTGCTAATTGGGTCACCGTTTCCGGAAGATGA